In the Pan paniscus chromosome 8, NHGRI_mPanPan1-v2.0_pri, whole genome shotgun sequence genome, one interval contains:
- the MMRN2 gene encoding multimerin-2 isoform X1 produces MILSLLFSLGGPLGWGLLGAWAQASSTSLSDLQSSRTPGVWKAEAEDTGKDPVGRNWCPYPMSKLVTLLALCKTEKFLIHSQQPCLQGAPDCQKVKVMYRMAHKPVYQVKQKVLTSLAWRCCPGYTGPNCEHHDSMAIPEPADPGDSHQEPQDGPVSFEPGHLAAVINEVEVQQEQQEHLLGDLQNDVHRVADSLPGLWKALPGNLTAAVMEANQTGHEFPDRSLEQVLLPHVDTFLQVHFSPIWRSFNQSLHSLTQAIRNLSLDVEANRQAISGVQDSAVARADFQELGAKFEAKVQENTQRVGQLRQDVEDRLHAQHFTLHRSISELQADVDTKLKRLHKAQEAPGTNGSLVLATPGAGARPEPDSLQARLGQLQRNLSELHMTTARREEELQYTLEDMRATLTRHVDEIKELYSESDETFDQISKVERQMEELQVNHTALRELRVILMEKSLIMEENKEEVERQLLELNLTLQHLQGGHADLIKYVKDCNCQKLYLDLDVIREGQRDATRALEETQVSLDERRQLDGSSLQALQNAVDAVSLAVDAHKAEGERARAATSRLRSQVQALDDEVGALKAAAAEARHEVRQLHSAFAALLEDALRHEAVLAALFGEEVLEEMSEQTPGPLPLSYEQIRVALQDAASGLQEQALGWDELAARVTALEQASEPPRPAEHLEPSHDAGREEAATTALAGLARELQRLSNDVKNVGRCCEAEAGAGAASLNASLDGLHNALFATQRSLEQHQRLFHSLFGNFQGLMEANVSLDLGKLQTMLSRKGKKQQKGLEAPRKRDKKEAEPLVDIRVTGPVPGALGAALWEAGSPVAFYASFSEGTAALQTVKFNTTYINVGSSYFPEHGYFRAPERGVYLFAVSVEFGPGPGTGQLVFGGHHRTPVCTTGQGSGSTATVFAMAELQKGERVWFELTQGSITKRSLSGTAFGGFLMFKT; encoded by the exons TAACTGGTGCCCCTACCCAATGTCCAAGCTGGTCACCTTACTAGCTCTTTGCAAAACAGAGAAATTCCTCATCCACTCGCAGCAGCCGTGTCTGCAGGGAGCTCCAGACTGCCAGAAAGTCAAAGTCAT gtACCGCATGGCCCACAAGCCAGTGTACCAGGTCAAGCAGAAGGTGCTGACCTCTTTGGCCTGGAGGTGCTGCCCTGGCTACACGGGCCCCAACTGCGAGCACCACG ATTCCATGGCAATCCCTGAGCCTGCAGATCCTGGTGACAGCCACCAGGAACCTCAGGATGGACCAGTCAGCTTCGAACCTG GCCACCTTGCTGCAGTGATCAATGAGGTTGAGGTGCAACAGGAACAGCAGGAACATCTGCTCGGAGATCTCCAGAATGATGTGCACCGGGTGGCAGACAGCCTGCCAGGCCTGTGGAAAGCCCTGCCTGGTAACCTCACAGCTGCAGTGATGGAAGCAAATCAAACAGGGCACG AGTTCCCTGATAGATCCTTGGAGCAGGTGCTGCTACCCCACGTGGACACCTTCCTACAAGTGCATTTCAGCCCCATCTGGAGGAGCTTTAACCAAAGCCTGCACAGCCTTACCCAGGCCATAAGAAACCTGTCTCTTGATGTGGAGGCCAACCGCCAGGCCATCTCCGGAGTCCAGGACAGTGCCGTGGCCAGGGCTGACTTCCAGGAGCTTGGTGCCAAATTTGAGGCCAAGGTCCAGGAGAACACTCAGAGAGTGGGTCAGCTGCGGCAGGACGTGGAGGACCGCCTGCACGCCCAGCACTTTACCCTGCACCGCTCGATCTCAGAGCTCCAAGCCGATGTGGACACCAAATTGAAGAGGCTGCACAAGGCTCAGGAGGCCCCAGGGACCAATGGCAGTCTGGTGTTGGCAACGCCCGGGGCTGGGGCAAGGCCTGAGCCGGACAGCCTGCAGGCCAGGCTGGGCCAGCTGCAGAGGAACCTCTCAGAGCTGCACATGACCACGGCCCGCAGGGAGGAGGAGTTGCAGTACACCCTGGAGGACATGAGGGCCACCCTGACCCGGCACGTGGATGAGATCAAGGAACTGTACTCTGAATCGGACGAGACTTTCGATCAGATTAGCAAGGTGGAGCGGCAGATGGAGGAGCTGCAGGTGAACCACACGGCGCTCCGTGAGCTGCGTGTGATCCTGATGGAGAAGTCTCTGATCATGGAGGAGAACAAGGAGGAGGTGGAGCGGCAGCTCCTGGAGCTCAACCTCACGCTGCAGCACCTGCAGGGTGGCCATGCCGACCTCATCAAGTACGTGAAGGACTGCAATTGCCAGAAGCTCTATTTAGACCTGGACGTCATCCGGGAGGGCCAGAGGGACGCCACGCGTGCCCTGGAGGAGACCCAGGTGAGCCTGGACGAGCGGCGGCAGCTGGACGGCTCCTCCCTGCAGGCCCTGCAGAACGCCGTGGACGCCGTGTCGCTGGCCGTGGACGCGCACAAAGCGGAGGGCGAGCGGGCGCGGGCGGCCACGTCGCGGCTCCGGAGCCAAGTGCAGGCGCTGGATGACGAGGTGGGCGCGCTGAAGGCGGCCGCGGCCGAGGCCCGCCACGAGGTGCGCCAGCTGCACAGCGCCTTCGCCGCCCTGCTGGAGGACGCGCTGCGGCACGAGGCGGTGCTGGCCGCGCTCTTCGGGGAGGAGGTGCTGGAGGAGATGTCTGAGCAGACGCCGGGACCGCTGCCCCTGAGCTACGAGCAGATCCGCGTGGCCCTGCAGGACGCCGCTAGCGGGCTGCAGGAGCAGGCGCTCGGCTGGGACGAGCTGGCCGCCCGAGTGACGGCCCTGGAGCAGGCCTCGGAGCCCCCGCGGCCGGCAGAGCACCTGGAGCCCAGCCACGACGCGGGCCGCGAGGAGGCCGCCACCACCGCCCTGGCCGGGCTGGCGCGGGAGCTCCAGCGCCTGAGCAACGACGTCAAGAATGTCGGGCGGTGCTGCGAGGCCgaggccggggccggggccgcctCCCTCAACGCCTCCCTTGACGGCCTCCACAACGCACTCTTCGCCACTCAGCGCAGCTTGGAGCAGCACCAGCGGCTCTTCCACAGCCTCTTTGGGAACTTCCAAGGGCTCATGGAAGCCAACGTCAGCCTGGACCTGGGGAAGCTGCAGACCATGCTGAGCAGGAAAGggaagaagcagcagaaaggcctgGAAGCTCCCCGGAAGAGGGACAAGAAGGAAGCGGAGCCTTTGGTGGACATACGCGTCACAGGGCCTGTGCCAGGTGCCTTGGGCGCGGCGCTCTGGGAGGCAG GATCCCCTGTGGCCTTCTATGCCAGCTTTTCAGAAGGGACGGCTGCCCTGCAGACAGTGAAGTTCAACACCACATACATCAACGTTGGCAGCAGCTACTTCCCTGAACATGGCTACTTCCGAGCCCCTGAGCGTGGTGTCTACCTGTTTGCAGTGAGCGTTGAATTTGGCCCAGGGCCAGGTACCGGGCAGCTGGTGTTTGGAGGTCACCATCGGACTCCAGTCTGTACCACTGGGCAGGGGAGTGGAAGCACAGCAACGGTCTTTGCCATGGCTGAGCTGCAGAAGGGTGAGCGAGTGTGGTTTGAGTTAACCCAGGGATCAATAACAAAGAGAAGCCTGTCAGGCACTGCATTTGGGGGCTTCCTGATGTTTAAGACCTGA
- the MMRN2 gene encoding multimerin-2 isoform X2, translated as MSKLVTLLALCKTEKFLIHSQQPCLQGAPDCQKVKVMYRMAHKPVYQVKQKVLTSLAWRCCPGYTGPNCEHHDSMAIPEPADPGDSHQEPQDGPVSFEPGHLAAVINEVEVQQEQQEHLLGDLQNDVHRVADSLPGLWKALPGNLTAAVMEANQTGHEFPDRSLEQVLLPHVDTFLQVHFSPIWRSFNQSLHSLTQAIRNLSLDVEANRQAISGVQDSAVARADFQELGAKFEAKVQENTQRVGQLRQDVEDRLHAQHFTLHRSISELQADVDTKLKRLHKAQEAPGTNGSLVLATPGAGARPEPDSLQARLGQLQRNLSELHMTTARREEELQYTLEDMRATLTRHVDEIKELYSESDETFDQISKVERQMEELQVNHTALRELRVILMEKSLIMEENKEEVERQLLELNLTLQHLQGGHADLIKYVKDCNCQKLYLDLDVIREGQRDATRALEETQVSLDERRQLDGSSLQALQNAVDAVSLAVDAHKAEGERARAATSRLRSQVQALDDEVGALKAAAAEARHEVRQLHSAFAALLEDALRHEAVLAALFGEEVLEEMSEQTPGPLPLSYEQIRVALQDAASGLQEQALGWDELAARVTALEQASEPPRPAEHLEPSHDAGREEAATTALAGLARELQRLSNDVKNVGRCCEAEAGAGAASLNASLDGLHNALFATQRSLEQHQRLFHSLFGNFQGLMEANVSLDLGKLQTMLSRKGKKQQKGLEAPRKRDKKEAEPLVDIRVTGPVPGALGAALWEAGSPVAFYASFSEGTAALQTVKFNTTYINVGSSYFPEHGYFRAPERGVYLFAVSVEFGPGPGTGQLVFGGHHRTPVCTTGQGSGSTATVFAMAELQKGERVWFELTQGSITKRSLSGTAFGGFLMFKT; from the exons ATGTCCAAGCTGGTCACCTTACTAGCTCTTTGCAAAACAGAGAAATTCCTCATCCACTCGCAGCAGCCGTGTCTGCAGGGAGCTCCAGACTGCCAGAAAGTCAAAGTCAT gtACCGCATGGCCCACAAGCCAGTGTACCAGGTCAAGCAGAAGGTGCTGACCTCTTTGGCCTGGAGGTGCTGCCCTGGCTACACGGGCCCCAACTGCGAGCACCACG ATTCCATGGCAATCCCTGAGCCTGCAGATCCTGGTGACAGCCACCAGGAACCTCAGGATGGACCAGTCAGCTTCGAACCTG GCCACCTTGCTGCAGTGATCAATGAGGTTGAGGTGCAACAGGAACAGCAGGAACATCTGCTCGGAGATCTCCAGAATGATGTGCACCGGGTGGCAGACAGCCTGCCAGGCCTGTGGAAAGCCCTGCCTGGTAACCTCACAGCTGCAGTGATGGAAGCAAATCAAACAGGGCACG AGTTCCCTGATAGATCCTTGGAGCAGGTGCTGCTACCCCACGTGGACACCTTCCTACAAGTGCATTTCAGCCCCATCTGGAGGAGCTTTAACCAAAGCCTGCACAGCCTTACCCAGGCCATAAGAAACCTGTCTCTTGATGTGGAGGCCAACCGCCAGGCCATCTCCGGAGTCCAGGACAGTGCCGTGGCCAGGGCTGACTTCCAGGAGCTTGGTGCCAAATTTGAGGCCAAGGTCCAGGAGAACACTCAGAGAGTGGGTCAGCTGCGGCAGGACGTGGAGGACCGCCTGCACGCCCAGCACTTTACCCTGCACCGCTCGATCTCAGAGCTCCAAGCCGATGTGGACACCAAATTGAAGAGGCTGCACAAGGCTCAGGAGGCCCCAGGGACCAATGGCAGTCTGGTGTTGGCAACGCCCGGGGCTGGGGCAAGGCCTGAGCCGGACAGCCTGCAGGCCAGGCTGGGCCAGCTGCAGAGGAACCTCTCAGAGCTGCACATGACCACGGCCCGCAGGGAGGAGGAGTTGCAGTACACCCTGGAGGACATGAGGGCCACCCTGACCCGGCACGTGGATGAGATCAAGGAACTGTACTCTGAATCGGACGAGACTTTCGATCAGATTAGCAAGGTGGAGCGGCAGATGGAGGAGCTGCAGGTGAACCACACGGCGCTCCGTGAGCTGCGTGTGATCCTGATGGAGAAGTCTCTGATCATGGAGGAGAACAAGGAGGAGGTGGAGCGGCAGCTCCTGGAGCTCAACCTCACGCTGCAGCACCTGCAGGGTGGCCATGCCGACCTCATCAAGTACGTGAAGGACTGCAATTGCCAGAAGCTCTATTTAGACCTGGACGTCATCCGGGAGGGCCAGAGGGACGCCACGCGTGCCCTGGAGGAGACCCAGGTGAGCCTGGACGAGCGGCGGCAGCTGGACGGCTCCTCCCTGCAGGCCCTGCAGAACGCCGTGGACGCCGTGTCGCTGGCCGTGGACGCGCACAAAGCGGAGGGCGAGCGGGCGCGGGCGGCCACGTCGCGGCTCCGGAGCCAAGTGCAGGCGCTGGATGACGAGGTGGGCGCGCTGAAGGCGGCCGCGGCCGAGGCCCGCCACGAGGTGCGCCAGCTGCACAGCGCCTTCGCCGCCCTGCTGGAGGACGCGCTGCGGCACGAGGCGGTGCTGGCCGCGCTCTTCGGGGAGGAGGTGCTGGAGGAGATGTCTGAGCAGACGCCGGGACCGCTGCCCCTGAGCTACGAGCAGATCCGCGTGGCCCTGCAGGACGCCGCTAGCGGGCTGCAGGAGCAGGCGCTCGGCTGGGACGAGCTGGCCGCCCGAGTGACGGCCCTGGAGCAGGCCTCGGAGCCCCCGCGGCCGGCAGAGCACCTGGAGCCCAGCCACGACGCGGGCCGCGAGGAGGCCGCCACCACCGCCCTGGCCGGGCTGGCGCGGGAGCTCCAGCGCCTGAGCAACGACGTCAAGAATGTCGGGCGGTGCTGCGAGGCCgaggccggggccggggccgcctCCCTCAACGCCTCCCTTGACGGCCTCCACAACGCACTCTTCGCCACTCAGCGCAGCTTGGAGCAGCACCAGCGGCTCTTCCACAGCCTCTTTGGGAACTTCCAAGGGCTCATGGAAGCCAACGTCAGCCTGGACCTGGGGAAGCTGCAGACCATGCTGAGCAGGAAAGggaagaagcagcagaaaggcctgGAAGCTCCCCGGAAGAGGGACAAGAAGGAAGCGGAGCCTTTGGTGGACATACGCGTCACAGGGCCTGTGCCAGGTGCCTTGGGCGCGGCGCTCTGGGAGGCAG GATCCCCTGTGGCCTTCTATGCCAGCTTTTCAGAAGGGACGGCTGCCCTGCAGACAGTGAAGTTCAACACCACATACATCAACGTTGGCAGCAGCTACTTCCCTGAACATGGCTACTTCCGAGCCCCTGAGCGTGGTGTCTACCTGTTTGCAGTGAGCGTTGAATTTGGCCCAGGGCCAGGTACCGGGCAGCTGGTGTTTGGAGGTCACCATCGGACTCCAGTCTGTACCACTGGGCAGGGGAGTGGAAGCACAGCAACGGTCTTTGCCATGGCTGAGCTGCAGAAGGGTGAGCGAGTGTGGTTTGAGTTAACCCAGGGATCAATAACAAAGAGAAGCCTGTCAGGCACTGCATTTGGGGGCTTCCTGATGTTTAAGACCTGA